The DNA window TGAAGCCCGCCGCAGGAATATATCTACCCTTTGTTGCTTTTCTGGTCTAATTTGGCTAACCTGTCCATAATATATCTTAAGACTATAAGGCCAACTGTTGATGGGGGTGAGTTGATGCGCTGGATTATAAGGTTCAGGCCTGGTATGGGTTTTATGCTGTGTTTTCTTGCAGTATGTGCAGCAGCAGCTGTCGGAGCCTATGTATTGGGGGAAACGTTCATAAAGATAATCAGTGAGGGCAAACCCCCTGAAAGCACGCGGGTTATAACGGTTGATTCCAGGCCTGTTGCAGCTTCCGAGGAAAAAAGCAATCTTCTGCTCGATCCTGTACCGCTGTATTATCTTCAGGTAGGTGTCTACACCGACCGGGGAGGTGCAGAGGAAGCGGTTAAACCGCTGCATGAGCTCGGATATAACCCGTATATTACCAGAAATGCGCCCTACCGAATTTGGGTCGGTGTTTTCCGCGAGCGCAAGGATACTGAACAGCTCAAGGTGGCTCTAAAGGAACAGGGATATGGAAGTTTTACCGGCGCAGTTGTAATAAATGGCGAAAACCTGCTGTACGGGCAAGAAAGGGAAAGATTGATTAAAGAAATCGGTCCCGCGTTAGAGGCTTATACGGCATGGTTGAAGGAGAGTGTGGCAGTACTTCCTTCAGAATCCCCGGAAGCCCTGGATTTTGATTCGGACAGCACCCGGTTAAGCGTGCTGGAAGAAGTTTATCGGAAAACACAATTACTTGAATTTGAAGGAAGCTCCGGCAGTGACCTGATGAACAACAGGTTTAGGGACGTCCATCAGTCGATAGGAAATTTCCACAATCAGCTGAACATCTTTCTGGAAACTAAAGACCCGGAGGGGGTTGTTTTGCTACAGTACAAACTTCTGGAGTTTATGGACAATTATTTGCTTTTATGGCAGGAAATTAACAATATCAGTAAAACTTAGCATTGTCCAAGCCTGTACGACATGATATAATTTACACTTAGGAGGGGGCATATAAGGAGGTAATAAATTGAAGAACTTGAAGATCCCTGAGGCTACGATAGTAAGATTATCTGTTTATTCACGCTTTCTCGAACAGGCTGACAAAAAAGGTATTATTACTATTTCATCGGGGGAAATAGCTGAAGGTGTGGGAGTCAGCCCGGCACAGGTCAGAAAGGACCTGGCATATTTTGGAGAATTTGGTACAAGGGGTGTGGGTTATAATGTCAAGGACCTGCTTAGACACACTCTGAAAATTCTCGGGCTGAATACCAAATGGCCAGTAGTAGTATTGGGAGCCGGTAATTTGGGGTCTGCACTGGTGTCATACCGCGGGTTTCGTGAACGCGGTTTTGATATAGTTGGTGTATTTGACAATGACCTCTCAAAAATCGGCAAAAGGTTGATGGACCTTGAAGTATTGGGCACTGAGAAGCTGGAAAAGTTAATCATTGAAAACAACGTCAAAATCGGCATCCTCACGGTTCCTGCATCAGCTGCCCAGGAGGCTGCAAACCAGATGATAAATGCCGGAGTTAAGGCGATCCTTAATTTTGCCCCGACTGTGTTATCAGTTCCAGAGGATGTTGAGGTTAGAGATATTGACTTATCAACCCGTCTGGAAATACTGACATTCCATCTCTGTCTTAAGGACATGCTGTAGCCTGACATTAATAGTGAATGTGAGTATATAAACAAGATGGATGTTTTGGGAACAGAACACTTCGGAACTGAACAGCAAATTAGGAAAAGGCATTGTACACCTCCCCGTTGCATCGGGGGGGGTTTTTATTTGCAAGCTCAATCACTTAAGCCAGGCGCATAGAAGGGGGATTGTTAAGGTAAACTAGAATTTGAACTCCTAAACCGAACAGGAGGAGAACTGAATTGGAATTGGAACATGATGAAAAGCTCACGAAGCTCGACCGGATTCTGGAAGAGTATGCGGGCAGACCCGGGGCTCTGATACCTGTGCTGCATGAAGCCCAGAAGGTTTACGGGTATCTTCCTGAAGAGGTCCAATACCACATATCTCAGGGTCTTGGCGTACCCCTGGCTGATGTCTATGGAGTAGTTACTTTTTATGCCTTGTTTACTATGACTCCAAGAGCAGAACATAATATCTCTGTTTGTATGGGTACAGCCTGCTATGTTAAGGGAGCGGGACACCTGGTGGAGAAGATTGGCGAAGACCTCGGCCTGAAGTTAGGTGAAATCAGTGACGACCGCAGATTTGGCCTCGAAGCGACCAGATGTATCGGCGCCTGTGGGATGGCCCCGGTCCTCACTGTAAACGAAGAGGTGCATGGGAGGCTTAATGCTGAGCAGATGGGGGAACTGTTGGAGAAATACAAACAGGTGCACTAAGTATTACTGGTAGTCTTTCGGAAACGACATAGAATGATTATGGTTAGCTGTTGCACCGATTTTCCGCACTGCCGCCTATGAGTCTAAGCTGCTATCCCCCGGCAACAATGCAGCGTCCCCGAACTTGATGGCTCATGGGGTTGTTTCATAAGATGGCCGCCTCTCGTTTTGGCGGGCCAAAACTTCCCGGCGGCCTTCGCCATCTTCGGATATGCGGGGACTCCCTGCCTTGTTGCCAGTGATTCGCAGCAAGACTCATAACGGCGGCAGTGCAAGGAAAATCTTGTACAACATCTAACCATAATCACATTCATTTCCGAGAGACTACAGCACTATTAGTACAAGGAGGAAGTAACTAAGTGTCCCATAGTTCACATATTCTTATCTGTCGTGGTACGGCCTGTGTATCAGCAGAAAGCCGCGAGGTTCAGACTGAATTTGAAAAACAGCTTAAACAAATGGGCCTTCTGGAACAGGTTAGGGTCGTCCATACCGGATGTTTTGGGTTCTGTGCCCGCGGCCCGGTTATGGTTATTCTGCCACAGGGCACTATGTACTGTGAAGTCCGGGTAGAGGATGTCGGAGAAATCATTGAAAAACATATCCTTGAGGGGCAGACTGTGGAGAGGCTGCTTTTCAAAGACCCGGTCACTCAAGAGGTTACGGAGAAAATAGATGATATTGAGTTCTTTAAAAAACAGGTACGGATCGCGCTCAGGAACTGTGGGCACATAAATCCGGACGATATCCGGGAATACATAGCGAGGGATGGCTATAAGTCCCTGGGCACGGCGCTTACTGAGCACTCTCCGGAGGAAGTAATTAATATTATTAAGAAATCCGGACTCCGGGGCAGAGGCGGCGGCGGGTTCCCTACCGGGCTTAAATGGGAGCTCGCCAGGAAATCTCCGGGAAAGCTTAAATATGTAATCTGTAATGCAGATGAAGGTGATCCCGGGGCATTTATGGACAGGAGCATACTTGAGGGAGACCCGCATTCGGTCCTGGAAGCTATGGCTATTGCAGGGTATGCCATCGGCGCCAGCCAGGGGTTTGTCTATGTGCGGGCAGAGTATGCTATAGCCGTACAGCGCCTGACCACAGCCATCAGTCAGGCCAGGGAAATGGGACTCTTGGGCAGGGGTCTTTTTGAAACAGATTTCGGATTTGATATTGAACTCCGCCTGGGGGCGGGGGCTTTTGTCTGTGGTGAGGAGACCGCTCTGATTACCTCAATAGAAGGGAACAGGGGAGAACCCAGGCCCAAACCTCCTTTTCCTGCTCAGGCAGGTTTGTGGGGAAAACCGACCCTTATTAATAACGTCGAAACACTGGCAAACATTCCGGCAATAATACTGAACGGCGCTGAATGGTACACCGGTTTTGGCACCGAGAAGAGCAAAGGTACCAAGGTCTTTGCCATTGCCGGCAAAATTGGCAATACCGGTCTTATTGAGGTACCCATGGGCATAACCCTGAGAGAAATTATTTACGATATAGGCGGCGGCATTCCAGGGGGGCGTAAGTTTAAAGCGGCCCAGACAGGAGGTCCTTCGGGAGGATGCATTCCCGCCGGCCTTCTGGACACCTCAATTGAGTATGACACTCTTCTTGAAGTCGGTTCTATGATGGGCTCGGGCGGTCTCATTGTAATGGATGACAATGATTGTATGGTTGATATTGCCAAGTTCTACCTTGAATTTACCTGTGATGAGTCTTGTGGTAAATGTACCCCGTGCCGGGTTGGGACTAAAAGGATGCTGGAAATTCTGGAACGGATTACTGAAGGGCGGGGTACAGTAGATGATATTGACCTCCTCAAAGAGTTGGGGCACGGCATCAAGGAAGCGTCATTGTGCGGTCTGGGACAATCGGCGCCTAATCCTGTGCTGAGCACCTTAAAGTATTTTGAGGATGAGTACATAGCCCATGTCAGGGATAAGATATGCCCTGCAGGGGTCTGTAAAAAACTCAGCAGTATCAGGATTGACCCTGATGAATGTAAAAAATGCGGGGCCTGTGCCAAAGTATGTCCGGTTGATGCTATTAGGGGAAAACCCCGGGAGATTCACGAAATTGATCCCGACAAATGTATTAAATGCGGTCAGTGTTTAGAGAAATGCTGTTTTCAAGCTATTAAGAGATAGTTTGTTTTTACCGGTAAAATGGCTGCCATCCTGGCGGCCATTTTCTGGGTCTGCGGGCGGGAGCGCCCGGTGAAAATCAGCCCCTCTCCATTATTAGGCAGCGTCGTTCCTGAAGGAGTTTAAGCAAATTCGTCGAAGAGGTTAATTTGAATCTGTACTATTAATTTGGGGAGGGGAACCGAAAATGACGCTGCAGGATTTGGAACTACTAAAGGAGAATATTTTGTCGGAACAGGCGATGAGTAGAGAGCGGAAGAAGGTACGGATTACTGTGGGTATGGGTACCTGCGGGATCAAGGCAGGGGCGCAGGATGTCCTGAAAGCCCTGAAAATGCACTTCGAAGATAGCCGGGGAGTTATAGTTAGTTATACAGGCTGTCTTGGAATGTGTTCTCGCGAACCTGTGATGCAGGTGGCTGCTCCGGGCAGACCGGCAGTGACCTATTTTAACATAACACCTGACAAGGCCAGAAGAGTTGCCGGACAGATATCCTGAGGACTGAAATAACATAAATTATAAAATTTTGAATACTGCGTATCGGGTTCAGGTAATAGCTTGTCATCATATGTCAAAAATGATAAACTGAGAAGGGAAAAAACTGTGATTTACGTGCAGGCTGAATCACCTCAAAAGGTACGAATTTTTTATAAGAGTAGGGGAAAGCTACAGAAAAAGCTTACCATAAGAGAGTTGAAAAATGGAACCAAACAGTAAAAAGTTAATTTTGGCTTCAGCGTCCCCAAGAAGGCAGGAATTGTTGCGACAGGTGGGCCTCAGCTTTGAGGTGATGGTTAACCCGGTGGATGAGACAGTTTTGCCGGGGATACCTCCTACCGAAGCAGCTGCTGAACTGGCATATAGAAAGGCCATGGCTGTTGCTGCCCGGCTTAGTGAGGGAATTGTAATCGGGGCAGATACAATAGTGGTTCACCGTGGTGAGATTCTGGGTAAGCCTGTGGACATTGATGCTGCCATTAATACATTGAAAAGCTTGAGCGGGACTGACCATCTGGTGATTACAGGCTTTTCTGTCATTGATTGTGCTGCGGGAAGACTGTTAAAAGCCAGTGAGATAACCCAGGTTTTTTTTCGCCGGTTGTCAGATGCTCAAATTGAAGCCTACGTCAGGTCAGGTGAGCCCATGGATAAGGCCGGCTCATACGGTATCCAGGGGCTGGGCGCCGTACTGGTTGACAGGATAGTGGGATGTTATTTTAATGTTGTCGGTCTTCCTCTATCCAGTCTTGCGGAAGCACTCAGACAGTTTGGGATTGAAATACTGCAATAATTCGATTTATTATTAACCCTGAGAATGTTACGTTTGACGAGAGGACCCAAAAAAATGGAACCATTGGAATACCGGGTAAGAATAAAGGAACTTCCGGAGGATCTGAGACCAAGAGAGCGATTATTCAGGGATGGTGTAGAAGCCCTGAGTACCGTGGAACTGCTGGCGGTGCTTTTAAGGACCGGTTCTGATTCTATGAATGCCCTGGACCTTGCCGCCATGCTGCTGACAAAAACAGGAGGTCTGCTGGGCCTTGTAAAAAGTGAACTTGAAGAACTGTATTCCATAAAAGGAATTGGGCCTGCCAAGGCCGCTCAGCTAAAGGCTGCCATTGAACTTGGGAAACGCCTGGCTTTTGAAGTGTCCGACCCCAGGAAGGCAATCAAATCACCACGCGACGTATTTGATCTCCTGAAAGAGCGAATGCGTTACCTTGACAGGGAACATTTCACAGCAGTGTTTTTAAACACTAAGCATCATGTAATTACGATAGAAACTGTTTCTGTGGGAAATCTCAATTCATCCCTGGTTCACCCCCGGGAACTGTTTAAGAACTCTATAAAAAGAAGCGCCGCGGCGCTGGTACTGGCTCATAATCACCCCAGCGGGGACCCGAGCCCCAGTGCAGAGGATGTAGAAATAACCCGTCGGCTTGTGGAGGCAGGAAAGTTAATCGGTATCGAAGTCCTTGATCACATTATTATCGGAGAGAATGGTTTCACAAGCCTTAAGGAGCAGGGTATTATCTAGTCAGCGCAGCCAATGAAGCTGAAAGGAGCACAGTAAATGTTGGGATTGTTTGGGATATTTTCCAAGGATATGGGTATAGATTTAGGTACTGCCAATTCGTCTGTATATATCAAGGGCAGGGGGATAGTTGTTAACGAACCGTCCGTTGTTGCTATCCAGAGAGATACGGGACATGTCCTTGCTGTCGGTGAAGAGGCCAAGCAAATGATTGGTCGTACTCCCGGCAATATAGTTGCTATCAGGCCAATGAAAGACGGGGTCATCGCTGATTTTGACACCACTCAGAGTATGCTGCGCTATTTTATTACCAAGGCCCTGAAAAAAAGGCCTCACCTAATCAGGCCCAGGGTTGTTGTGTGTGTGCCTTCAGGAGTAACCGCAGTTGAGGAGCGCGCAGTCAGGGAGGCTACCATACAGGCCGGAGCCAGGGAGGCATATCTGATCGAAGAACCGATGGCGGCAGCAATTGGGGCCGGATTGCCGGTTCATGAGCCTACCGGAAACATGATAGTGGATATCGGGGGCGGTACCAGCGAAGTTGCGGTCATATCCCTGGGGGGGATTGTAACCAGCCGCTCGGTGCGTATTGCCGGTGATGAAATGGATGAAGCCATCATGCAGCACATTAAAAGGACATATAACTTGATGGTGGGAGAGCGTACATCTGAAGAAATTAAAATAAAAATTGGCACAGCATACCGGTTCCCGCAAAAAGAGCTTTATGAGGTGCGTGGGCGTGACATGCTTACAGGGCTGCCCAAAACAGTTGAGATTACATCTGATGAAGTTCATAAAGCCTTGTCAGAACCGGTCAGCAGCATCCTGGAAGCCATTAAGGTAACTCTCGAAAAAACACCGCCGGAATTGGCGTCTGACGTTATGGACCGGGGAATTGTCATGGCTGGAGGCGGTTCTCTTTTGAGAGGCCTTGATCAACTGGTCAGTGAAGAAACCGGCATGCCCGTTTATGTTGCAGATGAGCCTCTGTTCTGCGTAGCTGTTGGGACAGGGAAGGTTTTGGAAAACCTGGATGTTCTTAAGAGAGTCTTAATTACCCCGAAGAAAATCGGCTAGAAAGGCGGGGTTGTGTTGTTTCGGTACATTGTAAACAGGTATGTCCTTGGCTTTCTTAGCCTGGTTGTGCTGGCCCTTGTCCTGATAACCTATACGGGTCAAGACAGGAAGGGTCTCAGCCCTGTCGAGAGGGTGGTCAAGGATGTGGTAACCCCGGTTGAACACGGGGTTACCGGTATTGTTAACAGTATCTCTGATACAGTTGGGTCTGTCTTTACCATTGGAAGTATTAAGAGCGAAAATAAAAAGCTCCAAGGACGCATATCAAGCCTGGAAGCAGAAAATAACCTGCTCAGGGAATACGAATACCAAAACCTGCGGTTAAGGGAGTTACTGCAGTTCAAGGACACCGTAGCCCGAGATTATAATACTGTATCTGCCTCAGTTGTAGGCAGAAATCCGTCAAACTGGTTCCGTACAATTACCGTCAATAGGGGAGAAAGTGACGGTTTGGCGAAAAACATGGCTGTGGTAACCAGTAAGGGGTTGGTGGGGCGTGTTATTAATGTATCCGCTGACTCTGCGGAGGTATTGCTGATTATAGACAGCAGCAGTGCCGTGGGCAGCTTGATCCAAATAAACCGGGTGCCGGGAGTCATTGAGGGAAAAGCCGATGACTCCGGAATGCTGAAAATGATTCATCTTTCCAAGGAAGCTCCGGTTACTGCCAAACAGACTGTTATTTCTTCGGGCCTTGGCGGGGTTTTCCCCAAAGGACTGCCGATAGGAACCATAACCGAGATCGAACTGGAGTCAAATGGGCTGGTGAAATATGCCACTGTCAGGCCTTTTGTGGATTTCAATGAACTCGAAGAGGTGCTAATTATTAGAAGTGTTTCAGCGATAAGTGAAACTGCTCCTCTTGACGGGGGGGGGGCGTAATGCGTTACCTGGTAATTACCGTTTTGTTTCTGATTGGTTTGATACTTCAATCCACGATTTTTTCCCATCTCACTGTTGCCGGTGTTAAACCTGATTTTGTATTGATAATAACAGTATTTTATGCCCTGCTGCACGGTTCCAGGGAGGGCGCCATAGCCGGAGCCATCGGAGGTTTGCTGCAGGATTTATTGTTCGGTCAGAACCTGGGAATGAATGCTCTTGCCAAGATAGTTGTGGGTTTTGCTTTTGGAATGCTGGAAAAGAAGATTTACAAGGAAAATGTTTTAATTCCCATGGCGATAATATTTGTGGCTACACTAATGAGTGAAACAGTACTTTACCTGTTAAGGCAGTTTGAAGGGATGTCAGGGGGGGATATTGGCGCTCTCAGGAGTGTTATGATATCTGCTGCCATCTATAACAGCTGCCTGACACCTTTTATATATGGCAAGTTTTATCGATCGTCAACTAAGGGGCTGCTGAGAGTAACAGAAAGGTAATAATCATTTAATCGGGGGGCTCTGGATGACTGAAAAAATCCTGGTCAAAAAACTGAAGGTTTTTTTGGCCCTTGTCACGATTATATTTGCCGTCCTGATTTCCAGGATTGCTTACGTTCAACTGGTACAGACAGAGCG is part of the Phosphitispora fastidiosa genome and encodes:
- a CDS encoding complex I 24 kDa subunit family protein; the protein is MELEHDEKLTKLDRILEEYAGRPGALIPVLHEAQKVYGYLPEEVQYHISQGLGVPLADVYGVVTFYALFTMTPRAEHNISVCMGTACYVKGAGHLVEKIGEDLGLKLGEISDDRRFGLEATRCIGACGMAPVLTVNEEVHGRLNAEQMGELLEKYKQVH
- the mreD gene encoding rod shape-determining protein MreD — its product is MRYLVITVLFLIGLILQSTIFSHLTVAGVKPDFVLIITVFYALLHGSREGAIAGAIGGLLQDLLFGQNLGMNALAKIVVGFAFGMLEKKIYKENVLIPMAIIFVATLMSETVLYLLRQFEGMSGGDIGALRSVMISAAIYNSCLTPFIYGKFYRSSTKGLLRVTER
- a CDS encoding rod shape-determining protein translates to MLGLFGIFSKDMGIDLGTANSSVYIKGRGIVVNEPSVVAIQRDTGHVLAVGEEAKQMIGRTPGNIVAIRPMKDGVIADFDTTQSMLRYFITKALKKRPHLIRPRVVVCVPSGVTAVEERAVREATIQAGAREAYLIEEPMAAAIGAGLPVHEPTGNMIVDIGGGTSEVAVISLGGIVTSRSVRIAGDEMDEAIMQHIKRTYNLMVGERTSEEIKIKIGTAYRFPQKELYEVRGRDMLTGLPKTVEITSDEVHKALSEPVSSILEAIKVTLEKTPPELASDVMDRGIVMAGGGSLLRGLDQLVSEETGMPVYVADEPLFCVAVGTGKVLENLDVLKRVLITPKKIG
- a CDS encoding redox-sensing transcriptional repressor Rex, whose protein sequence is MKNLKIPEATIVRLSVYSRFLEQADKKGIITISSGEIAEGVGVSPAQVRKDLAYFGEFGTRGVGYNVKDLLRHTLKILGLNTKWPVVVLGAGNLGSALVSYRGFRERGFDIVGVFDNDLSKIGKRLMDLEVLGTEKLEKLIIENNVKIGILTVPASAAQEAANQMINAGVKAILNFAPTVLSVPEDVEVRDIDLSTRLEILTFHLCLKDML
- a CDS encoding (2Fe-2S) ferredoxin domain-containing protein; the encoded protein is MTLQDLELLKENILSEQAMSRERKKVRITVGMGTCGIKAGAQDVLKALKMHFEDSRGVIVSYTGCLGMCSREPVMQVAAPGRPAVTYFNITPDKARRVAGQIS
- a CDS encoding NADH-quinone oxidoreductase subunit NuoF, translating into MSHSSHILICRGTACVSAESREVQTEFEKQLKQMGLLEQVRVVHTGCFGFCARGPVMVILPQGTMYCEVRVEDVGEIIEKHILEGQTVERLLFKDPVTQEVTEKIDDIEFFKKQVRIALRNCGHINPDDIREYIARDGYKSLGTALTEHSPEEVINIIKKSGLRGRGGGGFPTGLKWELARKSPGKLKYVICNADEGDPGAFMDRSILEGDPHSVLEAMAIAGYAIGASQGFVYVRAEYAIAVQRLTTAISQAREMGLLGRGLFETDFGFDIELRLGAGAFVCGEETALITSIEGNRGEPRPKPPFPAQAGLWGKPTLINNVETLANIPAIILNGAEWYTGFGTEKSKGTKVFAIAGKIGNTGLIEVPMGITLREIIYDIGGGIPGGRKFKAAQTGGPSGGCIPAGLLDTSIEYDTLLEVGSMMGSGGLIVMDDNDCMVDIAKFYLEFTCDESCGKCTPCRVGTKRMLEILERITEGRGTVDDIDLLKELGHGIKEASLCGLGQSAPNPVLSTLKYFEDEYIAHVRDKICPAGVCKKLSSIRIDPDECKKCGACAKVCPVDAIRGKPREIHEIDPDKCIKCGQCLEKCCFQAIKR
- a CDS encoding SPOR domain-containing protein; the encoded protein is MRWIIRFRPGMGFMLCFLAVCAAAAVGAYVLGETFIKIISEGKPPESTRVITVDSRPVAASEEKSNLLLDPVPLYYLQVGVYTDRGGAEEAVKPLHELGYNPYITRNAPYRIWVGVFRERKDTEQLKVALKEQGYGSFTGAVVINGENLLYGQERERLIKEIGPALEAYTAWLKESVAVLPSESPEALDFDSDSTRLSVLEEVYRKTQLLEFEGSSGSDLMNNRFRDVHQSIGNFHNQLNIFLETKDPEGVVLLQYKLLEFMDNYLLLWQEINNISKT
- a CDS encoding Maf family protein, which translates into the protein MEPNSKKLILASASPRRQELLRQVGLSFEVMVNPVDETVLPGIPPTEAAAELAYRKAMAVAARLSEGIVIGADTIVVHRGEILGKPVDIDAAINTLKSLSGTDHLVITGFSVIDCAAGRLLKASEITQVFFRRLSDAQIEAYVRSGEPMDKAGSYGIQGLGAVLVDRIVGCYFNVVGLPLSSLAEALRQFGIEILQ
- the radC gene encoding RadC family protein, giving the protein MEYRVRIKELPEDLRPRERLFRDGVEALSTVELLAVLLRTGSDSMNALDLAAMLLTKTGGLLGLVKSELEELYSIKGIGPAKAAQLKAAIELGKRLAFEVSDPRKAIKSPRDVFDLLKERMRYLDREHFTAVFLNTKHHVITIETVSVGNLNSSLVHPRELFKNSIKRSAAALVLAHNHPSGDPSPSAEDVEITRRLVEAGKLIGIEVLDHIIIGENGFTSLKEQGII
- the mreC gene encoding rod shape-determining protein MreC, giving the protein MFRYIVNRYVLGFLSLVVLALVLITYTGQDRKGLSPVERVVKDVVTPVEHGVTGIVNSISDTVGSVFTIGSIKSENKKLQGRISSLEAENNLLREYEYQNLRLRELLQFKDTVARDYNTVSASVVGRNPSNWFRTITVNRGESDGLAKNMAVVTSKGLVGRVINVSADSAEVLLIIDSSSAVGSLIQINRVPGVIEGKADDSGMLKMIHLSKEAPVTAKQTVISSGLGGVFPKGLPIGTITEIELESNGLVKYATVRPFVDFNELEEVLIIRSVSAISETAPLDGGGA